In Planktothrix sp. FACHB-1365, the following proteins share a genomic window:
- a CDS encoding Yip1 family protein, translating into METLLNQFWHFVSGAFTLNPDVFKEISTLPNRLTIALMIVLAAGLSQSIGQCIVLFANKVKPVRFVLSLGISAIVFTLSYGLWATSIWITSSLIFKIPLSFSLIFTIVGVSYAPQMLGFLIGLPYLGIAIGVFLSIWSLLAQFVGLETIAIFDDWSAFICTLIGWVVLQILQRTIGRPILAFSRWLSNWAAGTSLITDPKQLEQMLMDGSDPQLVTVGKELWLEAEQQEETPQRKPSSIIKFIALAALALLLILILTPTDKNPFYIWFGLLNDSFRLALKLIQYSLIALLISIILTPLESLSWWAGWYGVQPLQNPGKLVSEACPDTPINHYVVYLDGINQGSYQYLPEVERFLDDLAAATPDNIAIVKGIMPYSVTNNPLTQNRPFAFLWRIVDSMAVNNPANPIGFIINARNIVSVAVSADPRYGPIQNQGLAQVLYNSLLNYGYPLGSSIPVTLIGYSGGGQMSMGAVTFLKRTLNAPITVISIAGVISGNTGAMVTEHLYHLVGEKDSVEKVGAIIFPGRWPIALLSNWNCAKRRGKISFISLGPVGHNMMGGPMGDEKLLNGKTFLEQTVDIVTGILLENWELTGLAPETLKKPSNYERYKRAAFNHINYYPIQQTLDSPYYQPVGTWIGRLILPEESDRQRVKGVLFEIYHADEKNQHRIGQIVNLRWDFDNPTVKLRVQLVTQDLNFIEQVRVSESQGNIHPERINGWSKVDPLESIAGARPQDDVIVVLKDPVLLKDTGAEPPSLYIQHDPVEITGRFYGLVTVVQNLGKDLFLVRHYQPESQGFYGPEEQVYLPSVVANRDGILSSVNQDLERSPINPSGWYIFGQKNIDGQFVVQALAPRRLFSLNPDVVISGQQQTLDYINHEYWKNKVTPKGEIKTILLNPNQENSIYSVHPESLWQEGDRALLMHVYGGIGGPNGDHTPFGIYFGHFAYGIATVIRDRITQELRFNIEYRQIYTHNCDGIISANLDWTRYAGDRQFGWLGCRPFTDILIKFPPLTQDYDFDGFKFSPLDFVINELDIMTARYRIGDGTGTTFVSAINSCSQDSSQALYLSLRRMLAQFELNPLLMKWLRENPHHEQTERFFQLNTLVRSLEKILTPMGKVRKDWQYSAPTLGRFPEETPLKTLSRLADSWRSLLPRLINDQIAMIFLQLGAYVWILRTNQVGGNDSSIEPLIPTDFWFGIPKLEHFKYDS; encoded by the coding sequence ATGGAAACCCTATTAAACCAATTTTGGCATTTTGTTTCAGGAGCATTTACCCTTAACCCAGATGTCTTTAAAGAAATTAGCACCCTACCCAATAGGTTAACGATCGCATTAATGATTGTTCTAGCGGCGGGTTTATCTCAATCCATTGGACAATGTATTGTTTTATTCGCCAATAAAGTTAAACCTGTTCGGTTTGTATTAAGTTTAGGAATTTCTGCGATTGTTTTTACCCTCAGTTATGGATTATGGGCAACAAGTATTTGGATTACCAGTAGTTTAATTTTCAAGATCCCACTCAGTTTTAGCTTGATTTTTACAATCGTAGGGGTGAGTTACGCCCCCCAAATGTTAGGGTTTTTAATCGGTTTACCTTATTTAGGAATTGCCATTGGGGTATTCCTTTCAATTTGGAGTTTACTCGCTCAATTTGTAGGATTAGAAACCATTGCCATTTTTGATGATTGGTCAGCTTTTATTTGTACTTTAATCGGGTGGGTTGTCTTACAAATTCTGCAACGAACCATTGGTCGTCCGATTTTAGCATTTAGCCGTTGGTTATCAAATTGGGCGGCGGGTACTTCATTAATTACAGACCCAAAACAATTAGAGCAAATGCTGATGGATGGCAGTGATCCGCAACTGGTTACTGTTGGTAAAGAACTTTGGTTAGAAGCAGAACAGCAAGAAGAAACACCCCAACGAAAACCCTCATCAATTATTAAATTTATTGCTCTAGCAGCCTTAGCTTTATTATTAATTTTAATCTTGACCCCCACCGATAAAAATCCTTTTTACATCTGGTTTGGATTATTAAATGATTCTTTCCGATTGGCTTTAAAATTAATTCAATATAGTTTAATCGCCCTGTTAATTTCTATTATTTTAACTCCCCTAGAATCCTTAAGCTGGTGGGCGGGATGGTATGGAGTTCAACCGTTACAAAATCCGGGGAAATTAGTATCAGAAGCTTGCCCAGATACTCCCATCAATCATTATGTTGTGTATTTAGATGGCATCAATCAAGGTTCCTATCAATATTTACCTGAAGTTGAACGCTTTTTAGATGATTTAGCAGCAGCCACTCCTGATAATATTGCCATTGTTAAAGGGATTATGCCCTATTCTGTCACCAATAATCCCTTAACTCAAAATCGACCTTTTGCCTTTTTGTGGCGCATTGTAGACTCGATGGCGGTTAACAATCCTGCCAATCCCATTGGGTTTATTATTAATGCTCGTAATATTGTCTCAGTGGCGGTTTCAGCCGATCCTCGTTATGGCCCAATTCAAAATCAAGGTTTAGCGCAGGTTTTGTATAATAGTTTACTTAACTATGGTTATCCCCTCGGTAGTTCGATTCCGGTGACGTTAATTGGCTATAGCGGTGGTGGTCAGATGTCAATGGGGGCTGTAACCTTCCTCAAACGCACTCTCAATGCTCCGATTACGGTAATTTCCATTGCAGGGGTCATCAGTGGAAATACGGGGGCAATGGTGACAGAACATCTCTATCATCTGGTGGGTGAAAAAGATAGTGTTGAAAAAGTGGGCGCAATTATTTTCCCTGGACGCTGGCCAATTGCGTTATTATCCAATTGGAATTGTGCTAAACGCCGAGGAAAAATTAGTTTTATTTCTTTAGGGCCCGTCGGACACAATATGATGGGTGGCCCGATGGGAGATGAGAAACTCCTAAATGGTAAAACGTTTCTGGAACAAACCGTTGATATTGTCACCGGAATTTTATTAGAAAATTGGGAACTGACCGGGTTAGCGCCGGAAACGTTGAAAAAACCCAGTAACTATGAACGCTACAAACGAGCGGCTTTTAATCACATTAATTATTATCCGATTCAACAAACCCTTGATTCTCCCTATTATCAACCCGTAGGAACGTGGATTGGTCGCTTAATTTTACCGGAAGAATCAGATCGTCAGCGCGTCAAAGGCGTGTTGTTTGAAATTTATCATGCTGATGAGAAAAATCAACATCGCATCGGGCAAATTGTCAATTTGAGGTGGGATTTTGACAACCCCACTGTTAAATTAAGAGTGCAATTAGTTACCCAGGATTTAAACTTTATTGAGCAGGTCAGAGTGAGTGAATCCCAGGGAAATATTCACCCGGAACGGATTAATGGTTGGTCAAAAGTTGATCCTTTAGAATCCATCGCCGGAGCTAGACCCCAGGATGATGTGATTGTTGTGTTAAAAGATCCTGTGCTTTTAAAAGATACGGGAGCAGAACCTCCAAGTCTTTATATTCAGCATGATCCTGTAGAAATTACCGGGCGATTTTATGGGTTAGTTACGGTTGTTCAAAATTTAGGAAAAGACCTGTTTTTAGTTCGTCATTATCAACCTGAATCTCAAGGATTTTACGGCCCCGAAGAACAAGTCTATTTACCTTCTGTTGTAGCTAATCGAGATGGGATTTTGTCTTCGGTTAATCAAGATTTAGAACGCTCTCCAATTAATCCTTCAGGATGGTATATTTTTGGGCAAAAAAATATCGATGGTCAATTTGTAGTTCAAGCACTCGCACCTCGTCGATTATTTTCCCTGAATCCAGATGTTGTAATTTCGGGACAACAACAAACCCTAGATTATATTAATCATGAATACTGGAAAAATAAAGTTACCCCCAAAGGGGAAATTAAGACGATTTTACTCAATCCTAATCAGGAGAATTCGATTTATTCTGTTCATCCTGAATCCCTTTGGCAAGAAGGCGATCGCGCTTTATTAATGCACGTTTATGGAGGCATTGGAGGCCCTAATGGAGATCATACTCCCTTTGGGATTTACTTCGGACATTTTGCCTATGGCATAGCTACGGTTATACGCGATCGCATCACCCAAGAGTTACGCTTTAATATTGAGTATCGCCAAATTTATACCCATAATTGTGATGGGATTATTTCAGCCAATTTAGACTGGACACGCTACGCAGGTGATCGTCAATTTGGGTGGTTAGGATGTCGTCCTTTTACCGATATTCTGATTAAATTTCCTCCCCTAACTCAAGATTATGATTTTGATGGGTTCAAATTTTCTCCCTTGGATTTTGTGATTAATGAACTTGATATTATGACGGCTCGATATCGCATTGGAGATGGTACGGGAACCACTTTTGTGAGTGCGATTAATTCCTGTTCTCAAGATTCCAGTCAAGCCTTGTACTTATCTCTCAGACGAATGCTGGCTCAATTTGAATTAAATCCCCTATTAATGAAATGGTTGCGAGAAAATCCTCACCATGAACAAACCGAACGATTCTTCCAATTAAATACCTTAGTAAGAAGTTTAGAAAAGATCTTAACACCGATGGGAAAAGTCAGGAAAGATTGGCAATACAGTGCCCCAACTTTAGGTCGTTTTCCCGAAGAAACTCCCTTAAAAACCTTGTCTCGATTAGCGGACAGTTGGCGATCTTTATTACCTCGATTAATTAACGATCAAATCGCCATGATCTTTCTACAATTAGGAGCTTATGTCTGGATTCTCCGTACCAATCAAGTCGGTGGAAACGATTCCTCGATTGAACCCCTAATTCCTACAGATTTTTGGTTTGGTATTCCTAAACTGGAACACTTTAAATATGATTCATGA
- a CDS encoding DUF3474 domain-containing protein, translated as MQLSNRSNQSTLNPLPSTTSELPFTLQDVKAAIPAYCFEPSVWKSLSYFFIDISIIAALYFIAYKLDSLLFFPIFWVMQGTMFWALFVVGHDCGHGSFSKIKWLNNLIGHLSHIPILVPYHGWRISHRTHHANTGNIDTDESWYPVTETKFNIMPWYEKLFRFYLPLLAYPIYLFRRSPNRQGSHFLPSSPLFKPSEKWDIITSTSLMIVMVGFLGFLTYQFGWLFFVKYYFMPYLVFVIWLDLVTYLHHTEADIPWYRGDDWYFLKGALSTIDRDYGFINPIHHDIGTHVAHHIFLSIPHYHLRTATEAIKPLLGDYYRYSAEPVWKSFIQSYWSCHFVPDNGSKVYYQSGWNSDKTVD; from the coding sequence GTGCAATTATCCAATCGTTCTAACCAGTCAACCCTAAACCCGTTACCGAGTACAACCTCAGAGTTACCCTTTACTCTTCAAGACGTGAAAGCTGCGATTCCCGCCTACTGCTTTGAACCCTCGGTGTGGAAATCTCTGAGTTACTTCTTTATTGATATTTCCATCATTGCAGCCCTTTATTTCATCGCCTATAAACTCGATTCTTTGCTATTTTTCCCCATTTTTTGGGTGATGCAAGGAACGATGTTTTGGGCGTTATTTGTTGTGGGCCATGATTGCGGTCATGGGTCTTTCTCAAAAATCAAATGGCTCAATAACTTAATTGGCCATCTTTCCCATATCCCCATTCTGGTTCCCTATCACGGTTGGCGAATTAGCCACAGAACTCATCACGCCAATACAGGAAATATTGACACCGATGAAAGTTGGTATCCGGTCACGGAAACTAAGTTTAATATCATGCCTTGGTATGAAAAGCTATTTCGCTTTTATCTGCCTTTACTCGCTTATCCGATTTATCTATTTCGGCGCTCTCCCAATCGTCAAGGGTCTCATTTTCTTCCTAGTAGTCCCCTATTTAAACCCTCGGAAAAATGGGATATTATTACCAGTACATCCCTGATGATTGTCATGGTAGGGTTTTTAGGATTCCTAACTTATCAGTTTGGATGGCTGTTTTTTGTCAAATACTATTTCATGCCCTATTTAGTATTTGTAATATGGCTGGATTTAGTCACTTATTTACATCATACGGAAGCTGATATTCCCTGGTATCGGGGGGATGATTGGTATTTCCTGAAAGGAGCATTATCGACTATTGACCGCGATTATGGCTTTATTAACCCGATTCATCATGATATTGGGACTCACGTTGCTCACCACATTTTCTTGAGTATTCCCCACTATCATTTAAGAACAGCCACAGAAGCGATTAAACCCCTTTTAGGTGACTATTATCGTTACTCGGCTGAACCCGTTTGGAAGAGTTTTATTCAATCTTATTGGTCTTGTCATTTTGTTCCTGATAATGGTTCAAAAGTGTATTATCAATCCGGTTGGAATTCTGACAAAACCGTTGATTAA